In Pseudofrankia saprophytica, one genomic interval encodes:
- a CDS encoding sensor histidine kinase translates to MRLRATVVATVMVALALGAAGAVLVLTLKGSLESGAGQEAARRADAAAASLTKGEEGDQPGQPGLVITSFVAPDPDVRVEGSASIEAGAAGGPSMSVSLGGGVAAGQAWGYGYATAERLVTTSAGPVTVSARVSLEPARAALTVLRNLLLAGLPVLLLLVAGLTWLLTGRALAPVSAIRSTFADITATDLHQRVPVPRSGDEIARLARTMNATLDRLERAVERHRRFVADAAHELRSPLAILRTRLELGRRQAPGLVGESLTDVDRLQALAADLLLLARLDAGEPLRADEVDLGEVAAEEASRPRREDIRISLDVAPDVVVAGSAAHLRRMVGNLVDNAVRHAESTVTVRVVAPATVQVSDDGPGIPAEHRESVFDRFTRLDETRARDGGGSGLGLAIARDIARAHGGTLLAVEPASRPGDQPGDGAPGACLRAELPRVAGGQARALATVEAAAGAAAPAGARPVRPRGPGAGRRWPGRWPRPRRRWNAGR, encoded by the coding sequence GGCAGCCTCGAGTCGGGCGCCGGCCAGGAGGCGGCGCGGCGGGCGGACGCGGCAGCCGCCAGTCTCACGAAGGGCGAGGAAGGAGACCAGCCCGGCCAGCCAGGACTGGTCATCACCAGCTTCGTCGCACCTGACCCCGACGTGCGGGTCGAGGGCAGTGCCAGCATCGAGGCCGGCGCCGCCGGCGGCCCGAGCATGTCGGTGAGCCTCGGAGGCGGCGTGGCGGCCGGGCAGGCCTGGGGGTACGGCTACGCCACCGCCGAGCGCCTGGTCACCACCTCGGCGGGGCCCGTGACCGTGTCCGCGCGCGTCTCGCTCGAACCGGCCCGCGCGGCGCTGACGGTGCTGCGCAACCTGCTCCTCGCGGGCCTGCCCGTCCTGCTGCTGCTCGTCGCCGGGCTGACCTGGCTGCTGACCGGGCGGGCGCTCGCCCCGGTCTCGGCGATCCGCTCGACGTTCGCCGACATCACGGCCACCGACCTGCACCAGCGGGTGCCGGTGCCCCGGTCGGGCGACGAGATCGCCCGGCTGGCGCGGACGATGAACGCGACCCTCGACCGGCTGGAACGGGCGGTGGAGCGGCACAGGCGGTTCGTCGCGGACGCGGCGCACGAGCTGCGCAGCCCGCTCGCGATCCTGCGCACCCGCCTCGAGCTGGGCCGGCGGCAGGCGCCAGGGTTGGTGGGGGAGTCGCTCACGGACGTCGACCGGCTGCAGGCGCTGGCCGCCGACCTGCTGCTGCTCGCGAGGCTGGACGCCGGCGAGCCGCTGCGCGCCGACGAGGTCGACCTGGGCGAGGTGGCCGCCGAGGAGGCGTCACGGCCCAGGCGGGAGGACATCCGGATCTCCCTGGATGTCGCGCCCGACGTGGTCGTGGCCGGGTCGGCGGCGCACCTGCGCCGGATGGTCGGGAATCTCGTCGACAACGCCGTGCGGCACGCCGAGTCGACGGTGACCGTGCGGGTCGTGGCGCCCGCGACCGTGCAGGTGTCCGACGACGGCCCGGGCATTCCCGCCGAGCATCGCGAGTCGGTGTTCGACCGGTTCACCCGGCTCGACGAGACACGGGCCCGCGACGGCGGTGGCAGCGGGCTCGGCCTGGCGATCGCCCGGGACATCGCGCGCGCCCACGGCGGCACGCTGCTGGCGGTCGAGCCAGCCAGCCGGCCGGGCGATCAGCCCGGTGACGGCGCGCCGGGAGCGTGCCTGCGGGCCGAGCTCCCGCGCGTCGCGGGCGGCCAGGCGCGCGCGCTGGCCACGGTGGAGGCCGCGGCCGGGGCCGCCGCGCCCGCTGGCGCTCGGCCGGTCAGACCGCGAGGGCCCGGCGCAGGAAGAAGATGGCCTGGGCGATGGCCGCGTCCGCGGCGCAGGTGGAACGCAGGGCGTTGA
- a CDS encoding alpha/beta hydrolase, with translation MPNSAHDPVLEPAARAFVEDAAKSLDPRHVSLAERRRWLDEIQSGPALAPAVDTRELTIPCGPAAAGVTVGVRIVRPIGVTGRLPVVLYLHGCWVMGDANTHARLVAELAVGVQAAVVFPEFDRAPEARYPAAVHQCFAAARWVAEHGADNGLDVENIAVAGDGGGGGLAAAVTLLAKEHGGPRLAAQVLFCPVTDADVDTPSYQRFANGYVLSRDLMRWSWDQYAPDEASRAEILASPLRAGLETLADLPPALVITAEADVLRDEGEAYAARLGQAGVTVTAVRYIGIVHGFVVLNALRSTCAADAAIAQAIFFLRRALAV, from the coding sequence ATGCCGAACTCCGCCCATGACCCGGTGCTGGAGCCGGCCGCGCGCGCGTTCGTCGAGGACGCGGCGAAGTCGCTCGACCCGCGCCACGTGTCGCTGGCCGAGCGCCGCCGGTGGCTCGACGAGATCCAGTCCGGCCCCGCGCTCGCCCCCGCCGTCGACACGCGGGAGCTGACCATCCCCTGCGGGCCGGCCGCGGCCGGAGTGACGGTCGGGGTGCGCATCGTCCGGCCGATCGGCGTGACCGGCAGGCTGCCGGTGGTGCTCTACCTGCACGGCTGCTGGGTGATGGGCGACGCGAACACGCACGCCCGCCTCGTCGCCGAGCTCGCCGTCGGCGTGCAGGCGGCGGTGGTCTTCCCGGAGTTCGACCGGGCGCCGGAGGCCCGCTACCCGGCGGCCGTCCACCAGTGCTTCGCCGCCGCCCGCTGGGTCGCCGAGCACGGCGCGGACAACGGCCTCGACGTCGAGAACATCGCCGTCGCCGGTGACGGCGGCGGTGGCGGGCTCGCGGCGGCGGTGACACTGCTCGCGAAGGAGCACGGCGGCCCCCGGCTCGCCGCCCAGGTGCTGTTCTGCCCGGTCACGGACGCGGACGTCGACACCCCGTCCTATCAGCGGTTCGCCAACGGCTACGTGCTGTCGCGTGACCTGATGCGCTGGAGCTGGGACCAGTACGCCCCCGACGAGGCCAGCCGCGCCGAGATCCTCGCGAGCCCGCTGCGGGCCGGCCTCGAGACGCTCGCGGACCTGCCGCCCGCGCTGGTGATCACTGCGGAGGCCGACGTCCTGCGCGACGAGGGCGAGGCCTACGCCGCCCGGCTGGGTCAGGCCGGCGTCACCGTCACCGCCGTCCGCTACATCGGCATCGTCCACGGCTTCGTCGTGCTCAACGCCCTGCGTTCCACCTGCGCCGCGGACGCGGCCATCGCCCAGGCCATCTTCTTCCTGCGCCGGGCCCTCGCGGTCTGA